The following coding sequences are from one Bos indicus x Bos taurus breed Angus x Brahman F1 hybrid chromosome 5, Bos_hybrid_MaternalHap_v2.0, whole genome shotgun sequence window:
- the LOC113893704 gene encoding olfactory receptor 6C1-like, whose translation MRNYTEIREFILLGLSDDPQVQVVIFVFLLITYMLSITGNLTIIILTLLDAHLQTPMYFFLRSFSILEVSFTTVTIPKFLTTIITGDKTIPFNDCMAQLFFFILLGVTEFYLLAAMSYDRYIAICKPLHYMTIMNRKVCALLVLASWLASFLIIFPSLMLFIQLDYCKSNAIDHFTCDYFPLLHLSCSNTKLLEMMGFSSAVFTLMFTLTLIILSYTYIIRTILRIPSTTQRTKAFSTCSSHMIVISISYGSCIFMYMNPSAKDRVSLSKGVAVLNTSVAPMLNPFIYTLRNLQVKQAFMDMARKILLFSRK comes from the coding sequence ATGAGAAATTACACAGAAATAAGAGAGTTTATCCTCCTGGGACTGTCAGATGACCCACAAGTTCAGGTTGTGATCTTTGTCTTTCTGCTCATCACCTACATGCTCAGCATCACTGGGAACCTGACCATTATCATCCTGACCCTGCTGGATGCCCACCTCCAGacccccatgtatttcttcctcagGAGTTTCTCTATATTAGAGGTGTCATTCACAACTGTCACTATACCAAAGTTCCTGACCACCATCATTACAGGAGATAAAACTATCCCTTTTAATGATTGTATGgctcagttattttttttcattctcttgggaGTCACTGAGTTTTACCTTCTGGCTGCCATGTCGTATGACCGCTACATTGCCATCTGCAAACCGCTGCATTACATGACCATCATGAATCGTAAAGTCTGCGCCCTGCTTGTCTTGGCTTCTTGGCTGGCTTCATTCTTAATTATATTCCCATCACTCATGCTGTTCATACAGCTTGATTACTGTAAGTCCAATGCTATCGATCATTTTACTTGTGATTATTTCCCCTTATTACACCTTTCATGTTCAAACACTAAATTACTAGAGATGATGGGCTTTTCCTCTGCTGTGTTTACCCTAATGTTCACTTTGACATTAATAATTCTTTCCTATACGTATATCATCAGAACAATTTTGAGGATCCCTTCTACCACTCAGAGGACAAAGGCCTTTTCCACGTGTTCTTCCCACATGATTGTCATCTCCATCTCTTATGGCAGCTGCATTTTCATGTATATGAATCCATCAGCAAAGGACAGGGTGTCTTTGAGCAAGGGAGTGGCTGTGCTAAACACCTCAGTagcccccatgctgaaccctttTATTTATACCCTAAGAAATCTACAAGTCAAGCAAGCCTTCATGGACATGGCCAGGAAGATTCTACTTttctcaaggaaatga